The Seleniivibrio woodruffii genome window below encodes:
- a CDS encoding deoxyguanosinetriphosphate triphosphohydrolase, with product MQWDKLLNCDRLNEAPKPFDEARNPFSIDFDRIIFSDSFRRLDRKTQVHPMRSNDNVHSRLPHSLEVSCVGRSLGTLVGARIEKLPEHMNPDRIGQIVQAACLAHDIGNPPFGHMGETIISEWFTTNGTKYFESLSESQKTDFTAFEGNAQALRIMTRLAMYKNDGGLRPTYAVIAAMMKYPWVKYNDDLKKYCAFRSESRILEDIAQKTGLAGEDGVYSRHPLAYLSEAADDICYSIIDLEDAYEMGILRYEEVKNLMNGICGAAEEKLSGKTPKEAIAYLRAIAINKCVGAVVDEFFENYGAIMDGSLGKYNLPENSVFAEPIKRIKDLSSEVIYQNSRKLMLEVGAYNVMSILLETFCEAVYDHVSEGKSKDRTNHIIKIMGDSAPAESEGMYEALHKVTDYISGMTDNYATEMARQISGI from the coding sequence ATGCAGTGGGACAAACTGCTCAACTGTGACAGACTGAACGAAGCACCGAAACCTTTTGATGAGGCAAGAAATCCGTTCAGCATAGATTTCGACCGCATCATCTTCTCGGACTCTTTCCGCAGGCTGGACAGAAAGACGCAGGTTCACCCCATGCGCAGTAACGACAACGTTCACTCACGCCTTCCCCACAGTCTGGAGGTTTCCTGCGTCGGCAGAAGCCTCGGAACTCTGGTTGGCGCACGCATAGAAAAACTCCCCGAACACATGAACCCCGACCGCATCGGGCAGATAGTTCAGGCGGCATGTCTCGCCCACGACATCGGCAACCCGCCGTTCGGACACATGGGCGAAACGATCATCAGCGAATGGTTCACCACCAACGGCACCAAATATTTCGAGTCACTTTCAGAGTCACAGAAAACCGACTTCACCGCTTTCGAAGGCAACGCACAGGCTCTGCGCATTATGACCCGTCTTGCCATGTATAAAAACGACGGCGGACTGCGCCCCACCTATGCAGTGATAGCGGCCATGATGAAGTATCCGTGGGTGAAATATAACGATGACCTTAAAAAATACTGCGCATTCAGAAGCGAAAGCAGGATCCTTGAAGATATCGCACAGAAAACAGGACTGGCGGGAGAAGACGGAGTATACAGCCGCCACCCGCTGGCATATCTTTCCGAAGCGGCGGACGACATATGCTACAGTATCATAGACCTTGAGGATGCCTATGAAATGGGTATTCTGAGATATGAAGAGGTTAAAAACCTCATGAACGGCATCTGCGGCGCAGCAGAAGAAAAACTGTCGGGCAAAACACCCAAAGAGGCCATAGCTTACCTGCGGGCAATAGCCATAAACAAATGCGTCGGGGCTGTGGTGGACGAGTTTTTCGAAAACTACGGCGCAATAATGGACGGAAGCCTCGGAAAATATAACCTTCCTGAAAATTCAGTGTTTGCAGAACCTATTAAACGCATAAAAGACCTTAGCAGTGAGGTGATATACCAGAACAGCAGAAAGCTGATGCTTGAGGTTGGCGCATACAACGTTATGAGCATACTGCTGGAGACCTTCTGCGAGGCTGTATACGACCATGTTTCAGAGGGTAAATCCAAAGACCGAACAAATCACATTATAAAGATAATGGGCGACAGCGCACCAGCCGAAAGCGAAGGCATGTACGAGGCCCTGCACAAGGTCACTGACTATATTTCGGGAATGACTGATAATTACGCCACTGAAATGGCGAGACAGATTTCGGGGATATAA
- a CDS encoding tetratricopeptide repeat protein, with protein sequence MRNILYLILIIVTVAVAVSYSVNFYNGKGITELPVQISETPKPEKPAYQMPGSDVSLLPEEPDMANTDVYSRVNEFEKSINTKLSIIARSSNNKEVIARIDQLSKQLETDVTLVLAAVNKKEQWYRNEFYQVLAGLLAVFVLFTTIMLMGYVSLKKFIAQSLIIGKAKADSEPQSDSADSPILEAVSAVAAKLAVKINENKYLFEADKAVRLTAVQKTTLSEITDEILFLDKAGCKMSSEELYLLGVERLNEKNYTEATALFEHIKRDEPDFAAAWYMVGYIAYLNKKFEAAADNLATACGIEPENDTYQSTYGSTCLKLKRYLEASTALEKAVSLKPDDAAVWNNLAHAYVVAGDTDKAAEAFRKATELKPDFHEALHNLGLTLSILNKYEEALAAFERAIYVKPDKHESMYNAACLYALLGKREGALKNLKKAIELSAEYAKKAKTDKDFESFANDAEFKAIVG encoded by the coding sequence ATGAGAAACATATTATACCTTATCCTAATTATAGTGACAGTGGCTGTTGCCGTGTCATACTCGGTCAATTTTTACAACGGAAAAGGCATTACGGAACTGCCCGTTCAGATATCCGAAACGCCCAAGCCTGAAAAACCCGCATATCAGATGCCCGGTTCGGATGTCAGCCTTCTGCCGGAAGAGCCCGACATGGCCAACACCGACGTATATTCACGGGTGAACGAGTTTGAAAAATCCATCAACACGAAACTGTCCATAATAGCACGCTCATCCAACAACAAAGAGGTTATAGCCCGCATCGACCAGCTGAGCAAACAGCTTGAAACTGATGTGACCCTTGTTCTGGCGGCTGTGAACAAAAAGGAGCAGTGGTATAGGAACGAGTTTTATCAGGTGCTGGCCGGACTTCTTGCGGTGTTCGTTCTGTTCACCACAATAATGCTGATGGGATATGTCAGCCTGAAAAAATTCATCGCCCAAAGCCTCATAATCGGCAAGGCAAAAGCCGATTCCGAACCCCAGAGCGACTCAGCCGACAGCCCCATCCTTGAAGCTGTCAGCGCAGTTGCCGCAAAACTTGCAGTTAAGATAAACGAAAATAAATACCTTTTCGAAGCCGACAAGGCGGTAAGGCTCACCGCCGTTCAGAAGACCACCCTCTCCGAGATCACCGACGAGATACTTTTTCTGGACAAGGCCGGATGCAAAATGTCCTCCGAAGAGCTTTATCTGCTGGGCGTTGAAAGGCTGAACGAAAAGAACTACACCGAAGCGACAGCCCTTTTCGAGCACATCAAAAGGGACGAGCCGGATTTTGCCGCCGCATGGTATATGGTAGGCTACATAGCCTATCTGAACAAAAAGTTCGAAGCCGCAGCGGACAACCTCGCCACTGCATGCGGCATAGAGCCGGAGAACGACACATATCAGTCCACCTACGGAAGCACATGTCTTAAACTGAAAAGATACCTTGAGGCATCCACAGCCCTTGAAAAGGCAGTTTCACTGAAACCCGACGATGCCGCAGTGTGGAACAACCTTGCCCACGCCTACGTTGTCGCAGGGGACACAGACAAGGCCGCAGAAGCTTTCCGGAAGGCAACTGAGCTGAAACCGGATTTCCACGAGGCTCTGCACAACCTCGGACTGACATTAAGCATTCTGAACAAATATGAAGAGGCTCTGGCGGCTTTTGAAAGAGCCATCTACGTTAAGCCTGATAAACACGAATCCATGTACAACGCCGCTTGCCTGTATGCTCTTCTGGGCAAACGTGAGGGCGCACTGAAAAACCTTAAAAAAGCCATCGAGCTTTCAGCGGAATATGCGAAGAAGGCCAAAACCGACAAGGATTTTGAAAGTTTTGCCAACGATGCCGAGTTTAAGGCAATAGTGGGATAG
- a CDS encoding cell division protein ZapA, giving the protein MPVYEHKVNINGLQYPLVTDRDKEFVDRVTEMLQNRMNEIKSKINVLDTQKLAVMAALTISAQYLDLKEAAEAADAILDDLLRKSDK; this is encoded by the coding sequence GTGCCCGTCTACGAGCATAAGGTAAACATTAACGGCCTGCAGTACCCTCTGGTGACAGACAGGGACAAAGAGTTTGTCGATAGAGTTACCGAAATGCTCCAGAACCGCATGAATGAGATCAAAAGCAAGATAAATGTTCTTGACACTCAGAAGCTTGCGGTGATGGCGGCTCTGACCATCTCTGCGCAGTATCTCGATTTGAAAGAGGCCGCCGAGGCGGCGGACGCCATTCTGGACGATCTGCTGAGGAAGTCGGACAAGTAA
- a CDS encoding AAA family ATPase — protein sequence MRILEELRPKVFDDIAGQKHLLGTDSVFRKMAESGGFDSVILIGPPGTGKTTLAEIIGNYLQMPFVSLHAATAGASEIKQVMESAGTQGTMLVFVDELHRFNKSQQVLLLNLIDSGKAKLIGASTENPYHSLIHPLRSRSFVFELQRLNHEDFALMFAKACVYFKKRYNAVDVVISDEDFDRLVQASDGDGRRFYSLLELSAVGGKFVGDDLHLNVKQAAEHTASGRYNTDEHYNMLSAMIKSIRGTDPDSALLWAFSLLRSGMEPEAIFRRLLISASEDIGNAYPDAVTFAHAAYENFMAVGRPEGDIILAHVVTFLAGCPKSNRSYNSMWAVKKYLEENTPAVPEPLRTNGQGYMYPFDFGGFVKQEYGASEKVFYSPSDAGFESKIAERLKKLHLGVKDYGKSKSEK from the coding sequence ATGAGAATACTGGAAGAGTTAAGACCTAAGGTCTTTGACGATATAGCCGGACAGAAACATCTGTTGGGTACAGATTCCGTATTTCGAAAGATGGCAGAAAGCGGCGGGTTCGACTCGGTGATACTCATCGGGCCGCCCGGAACAGGCAAGACCACCTTGGCCGAAATAATCGGGAACTATCTTCAGATGCCGTTTGTCAGTCTCCACGCAGCCACGGCGGGTGCGTCGGAAATCAAGCAGGTTATGGAGTCTGCGGGAACACAGGGAACCATGCTGGTGTTTGTGGATGAACTGCACAGGTTCAACAAATCTCAGCAGGTGCTTCTGCTCAACCTTATAGATTCCGGCAAAGCCAAGCTTATCGGAGCTTCCACAGAAAACCCCTATCACAGTCTTATACACCCTCTGAGGTCGCGCAGTTTTGTTTTTGAACTGCAAAGACTTAACCATGAGGACTTTGCGCTTATGTTCGCAAAGGCATGTGTGTATTTCAAAAAGCGGTATAATGCCGTCGATGTCGTCATATCCGATGAGGATTTTGACAGGCTTGTTCAGGCATCAGACGGTGACGGACGACGTTTTTATAGCCTTCTGGAGCTGTCCGCAGTGGGCGGAAAGTTTGTGGGCGACGACCTGCATCTGAATGTTAAGCAGGCGGCGGAACACACAGCATCCGGAAGATATAATACCGACGAGCACTACAACATGCTCTCGGCGATGATCAAGAGCATAAGGGGAACCGACCCCGACTCTGCGCTTCTCTGGGCGTTTTCGCTCCTTCGAAGCGGCATGGAGCCGGAGGCCATCTTCCGCAGACTGCTCATCAGCGCATCGGAGGATATCGGCAACGCATACCCCGATGCTGTAACGTTTGCTCATGCGGCCTATGAAAACTTCATGGCGGTGGGCAGACCCGAAGGGGATATAATCCTCGCACATGTGGTGACGTTTCTGGCGGGATGCCCCAAGAGCAACCGCAGCTATAACTCCATGTGGGCGGTGAAAAAGTATCTGGAGGAGAACACGCCGGCTGTTCCCGAACCTCTGAGAACCAACGGTCAGGGGTATATGTATCCATTTGATTTCGGCGGGTTTGTTAAACAGGAATACGGAGCATCGGAAAAGGTTTTCTATTCCCCTTCCGATGCGGGATTTGAAAGCAAAATAGCTGAACGGCTGAAAAAACTCCATCTGGGAGTCAAAGACTATGGAAAAAGCAAAAGCGAGAAGTGA
- a CDS encoding 5-formyltetrahydrofolate cyclo-ligase — MEKAKARSEAIFRRQQLDPEYAEVASLKIAERFLAEFSEFESFLLYADFKNEVGTAKIINALNGMNKAVYLPRIRGGGIELGLYKGENSLICGAYGISEPAECADYDFIDVAAVPGVAFDRRLNRVGWGKGYYDRLLGAGTIRLAVGLAFECQIFDAIDAEPHDIPCDVLVTEKNTYRRNS; from the coding sequence ATGGAAAAAGCAAAAGCGAGAAGTGAGGCTATTTTCCGCAGACAGCAGCTTGACCCCGAATATGCAGAAGTGGCTTCCTTGAAGATTGCGGAGCGGTTTCTGGCGGAGTTCTCGGAATTTGAAAGTTTTCTTCTTTATGCCGATTTTAAAAACGAGGTCGGTACGGCGAAGATCATTAATGCCTTAAACGGCATGAACAAGGCGGTTTATCTGCCCCGGATCCGAGGGGGCGGTATAGAGCTTGGGCTTTATAAAGGTGAAAACAGCCTTATCTGCGGCGCATACGGAATTTCAGAGCCTGCCGAATGCGCTGATTATGACTTTATAGACGTTGCCGCAGTTCCCGGGGTCGCCTTTGACAGGCGGCTGAACAGGGTCGGCTGGGGCAAGGGCTACTACGACAGGCTCCTTGGGGCGGGCACGATTCGCCTTGCCGTGGGGCTGGCATTCGAGTGTCAGATATTTGACGCCATTGACGCCGAGCCGCACGACATTCCGTGCGATGTGCTTGTCACCGAAAAGAATACATATAGGAGGAACAGCTAA
- the rny gene encoding ribonuclease Y, whose translation MGIVYYLLVVAGAVIGAFLGMFWQKKRNDAENLKLNKTAEDIISKAKRESDDIVKESKLEAKDIVNKGKAEIEREVREKRNDLKAQEKRIIQKEEAVDKKMESLEKKEESLAQKDAEYDKRLKEIEATKERINEMKQNIIFETEKIANMTSEEAKQMLVAQMVDDAKLEAARTLRELEEETKAEADKKARSIISTAIQRCAPEYISEITVTVVALPSDEMKGRIIGREGRNIRTFESVTGVDIIVDDTPEAVILSSYDPFRREIAKMTLERLVSDGRIHPARIEEIYNKAKEELEKHVLEVGEEALFNLGLHNVSKDITRLLGRLKYRTSYGQNVLGHSIEVAKITGLMAAELGLNEKVAKRAGLLHDIGKAIDYEAEGSHTQIGVEVAKKHKEDWRVINAIASHHGEEEFKCIEAVLVQAADAISASRPGARREVLESYIKRLENLETIASGFDGVSKSYAIQAGREVRIIVEPERVNDERLVTLSKDISKQIEDELTYPGQIKVTVIRESRAVGYAK comes from the coding sequence ATGGGTATAGTTTATTACCTTCTGGTAGTTGCCGGAGCTGTTATCGGAGCATTCCTTGGAATGTTCTGGCAGAAAAAAAGAAACGACGCAGAAAACCTGAAACTGAACAAAACCGCTGAAGATATTATCAGCAAAGCAAAAAGAGAGAGCGACGACATCGTTAAGGAGTCGAAGCTCGAAGCAAAAGATATCGTTAACAAGGGAAAGGCTGAGATTGAAAGAGAAGTGCGTGAGAAACGCAACGACCTGAAAGCTCAGGAGAAACGCATCATCCAGAAGGAAGAGGCGGTTGACAAAAAGATGGAATCCCTTGAGAAGAAAGAGGAGTCTCTGGCTCAGAAGGATGCTGAATACGACAAGCGTCTGAAAGAGATAGAGGCGACGAAAGAGCGCATCAACGAGATGAAGCAGAACATTATCTTCGAAACAGAGAAGATAGCCAACATGACCAGCGAAGAGGCCAAGCAGATGCTCGTTGCCCAGATGGTGGACGATGCTAAGCTGGAAGCCGCAAGAACACTGCGTGAGCTGGAAGAGGAGACGAAAGCCGAGGCCGACAAAAAGGCAAGAAGCATCATCTCCACAGCAATTCAGCGCTGCGCACCCGAATATATTTCGGAGATCACCGTTACGGTTGTGGCCCTGCCCTCAGACGAGATGAAAGGCCGCATCATCGGACGTGAAGGACGTAACATCCGCACGTTTGAAAGCGTTACAGGCGTTGACATAATCGTTGACGATACGCCCGAAGCGGTTATCCTCTCCTCCTACGACCCCTTCCGCAGAGAGATCGCAAAGATGACTCTGGAAAGGCTCGTGTCTGACGGACGTATCCACCCCGCCAGAATCGAGGAGATCTACAACAAAGCGAAAGAGGAACTTGAGAAACACGTTCTTGAAGTGGGCGAGGAAGCACTGTTCAACCTCGGTCTCCACAACGTAAGCAAGGACATCACCAGACTGCTGGGCAGGCTGAAATACAGAACTTCCTACGGTCAGAACGTTCTCGGTCACTCAATAGAGGTTGCCAAGATAACAGGTCTTATGGCGGCTGAACTCGGTCTCAACGAAAAGGTTGCCAAGCGTGCGGGACTTCTCCACGACATCGGTAAAGCCATCGACTATGAGGCTGAAGGCTCACACACCCAGATCGGTGTTGAAGTTGCCAAGAAGCACAAAGAGGACTGGAGAGTCATCAACGCAATCGCATCTCACCACGGCGAAGAGGAGTTCAAGTGTATCGAGGCTGTTCTGGTTCAGGCGGCCGACGCAATCTCCGCATCACGCCCCGGTGCCAGACGTGAAGTTCTTGAGAGCTACATCAAGCGTCTTGAGAACCTTGAGACCATCGCCAGCGGTTTTGACGGCGTAAGCAAATCCTACGCTATTCAGGCCGGACGTGAGGTCAGAATCATCGTTGAACCCGAAAGAGTGAACGACGAAAGACTCGTCACCCTTTCAAAAGATATCTCCAAGCAGATCGAAGACGAACTCACATATCCGGGACAGATCAAAGTCACCGTTATCCGTGAGTCCAGAGCGGTCGGTTACGCAAAGTGA
- a CDS encoding TIGR00282 family metallophosphoesterase, with the protein MRILHIGDIIGRTGRKAVQTFLPAVRAEYKPDIIIANAENSSGGFGISYIVYEELLKYEIDIFTTGNHVWDNKETESAIKKMDRLIRPANMPEGVPGRGYITIEKNGEKFTCVNLIGRVFMGLSDCPFRRFDRIMEEAEGFVFVDFHAEATSEKAAFGLYADGRAGAVTGTHTHVQTNDERLLPKGTLYLTDTGMCGSLNSVIGMEKYAPIERFLTGMPRKFEVEKKGKILFNALFFEYGSDRKVTNYSKICLTSGD; encoded by the coding sequence GTGAGAATCCTCCACATCGGAGACATAATAGGACGCACAGGCAGGAAGGCCGTACAGACCTTTCTGCCGGCTGTCCGTGCTGAATATAAACCTGATATTATCATAGCTAATGCCGAAAACTCTTCCGGAGGATTCGGCATTTCCTATATTGTCTATGAGGAACTGCTCAAATATGAGATAGACATCTTCACCACCGGAAACCATGTCTGGGACAACAAGGAGACAGAGTCCGCCATCAAAAAGATGGACAGGCTCATCCGTCCCGCAAACATGCCGGAGGGAGTGCCGGGCAGGGGATACATCACCATTGAGAAGAACGGTGAGAAGTTTACCTGCGTAAACCTCATAGGCAGGGTTTTCATGGGGCTTTCCGACTGTCCTTTCCGCAGGTTCGACAGGATAATGGAGGAGGCGGAGGGGTTCGTTTTCGTGGACTTCCACGCCGAGGCCACCAGCGAAAAAGCGGCTTTCGGGCTGTATGCCGACGGAAGGGCGGGGGCTGTCACAGGGACGCACACCCATGTGCAGACCAATGATGAACGTCTGCTCCCCAAAGGCACGCTGTACCTGACCGACACCGGAATGTGCGGCAGTCTCAATTCCGTCATAGGAATGGAAAAATATGCGCCCATAGAAAGGTTTCTGACGGGCATGCCCAGAAAATTTGAAGTTGAAAAGAAGGGTAAAATATTGTTTAATGCATTGTTTTTCGAATACGGAAGCGACCGTAAGGTTACTAACTACTCAAAAATATGCTTAACATCGGGAGATTGA
- the nadA gene encoding quinolinate synthase NadA → MDLKAEIKRLAKERDAVILAHNYQPDEIQEIADIAGDSLGLSIEAAKTTNKVIVFCGVHFMAETASMLAPEKTVLLPRMDAGCPMADMITGEKLAEFKAQHPGAVTVCYVNSTAEVKAQSDLCCTSGNAVNVIKSIQADRILFVPDKNLGHYVQRFTDKEIILYPGFCPIHNRVTVPEIQQLKREHPDAVVVAHPECPPSVVDIADHVCSTSGIYSYCKESPAQKFIIATETGVGYRLRLENPEKTFLFAYEGFTCKNMKKTSLQDVYDCLLNMGNVVKVDAETARKAVTCIEKMLAIPRNA, encoded by the coding sequence ATGGACTTGAAAGCGGAAATTAAAAGGCTTGCGAAGGAACGGGATGCCGTTATCCTTGCCCATAATTATCAACCCGACGAGATTCAGGAAATTGCGGATATAGCCGGAGATTCTCTCGGACTTTCCATTGAGGCGGCAAAAACCACCAACAAGGTCATTGTTTTCTGCGGCGTGCATTTCATGGCCGAAACAGCCAGCATGCTCGCACCGGAAAAGACTGTCCTTCTGCCCCGCATGGATGCCGGATGCCCCATGGCGGACATGATAACAGGCGAAAAGCTTGCCGAGTTCAAAGCTCAGCATCCCGGCGCCGTCACCGTCTGCTATGTGAACTCCACAGCCGAAGTTAAAGCGCAGTCAGACCTCTGCTGCACTTCGGGCAATGCCGTGAATGTTATCAAGAGCATTCAGGCGGACAGGATTCTTTTCGTTCCGGACAAAAACCTCGGACACTACGTTCAGAGGTTCACCGATAAAGAGATAATCCTCTATCCCGGCTTCTGTCCTATACACAACAGAGTAACGGTTCCGGAGATTCAGCAGCTTAAGCGTGAGCACCCCGACGCAGTAGTAGTGGCGCACCCCGAGTGCCCCCCTTCTGTGGTGGATATTGCAGACCACGTCTGCTCCACATCGGGTATATACTCCTATTGCAAGGAGAGCCCTGCTCAGAAATTTATAATTGCTACTGAAACCGGCGTGGGTTACAGGCTCAGGCTTGAAAATCCCGAAAAAACCTTTCTCTTCGCATATGAGGGATTCACCTGTAAAAATATGAAAAAGACTTCTCTGCAAGACGTTTATGACTGCCTGCTCAATATGGGCAACGTTGTTAAGGTCGATGCGGAGACGGCTAGGAAAGCGGTGACCTGCATTGAGAAGATGCTCGCTATCCCAAGAAACGCATAG
- the rpiB gene encoding ribose 5-phosphate isomerase B, translated as MKRVALASDHGGFGLKAEVKNYLTSKGYEVVDLGTDSETSVDYPDYGAAAAHAVLENRADCAIIMCGSGIGISISANKFKGIRCALCFDTYTAKMCRMHNNANIMALGGRITTIERAADMVDLFLTTEFEGGRHQKRIDKIEELAKDSWC; from the coding sequence ATGAAAAGAGTAGCTCTTGCATCCGACCATGGCGGATTCGGTCTTAAGGCCGAAGTAAAAAACTATCTCACATCCAAAGGCTATGAGGTCGTGGATCTCGGAACAGATTCCGAGACATCTGTTGACTATCCCGACTATGGTGCGGCGGCGGCTCATGCCGTTCTTGAAAACCGTGCCGACTGCGCAATCATAATGTGCGGTTCGGGGATAGGCATTTCAATCTCCGCAAACAAATTCAAAGGCATCCGCTGTGCACTCTGTTTCGACACCTACACGGCGAAGATGTGCCGCATGCACAACAACGCAAACATAATGGCTCTGGGCGGACGTATCACCACCATCGAAAGGGCGGCTGATATGGTCGATCTGTTCCTCACCACCGAGTTTGAGGGCGGCCGCCACCAGAAGCGCATAGACAAGATAGAAGAACTCGCAAAAGACAGCTGGTGCTGA
- a CDS encoding deoxycytidylate deaminase, which produces MNKPERPSWDEYFIEMTNLVKQRSTCLRRQVGAVIVKDHHILATGYNGVPSGIAHCAQTGCLREKLNVPSGERHEICRGLHAEQNAIIQAAYHGISIKGSVIYTNTKPCSICAKMICNAGIEKVIYETGYSDPLADEMLYEKKVLLVKYEKGKF; this is translated from the coding sequence ATGAACAAACCCGAAAGACCCTCATGGGACGAATATTTCATAGAAATGACCAATCTGGTGAAGCAGCGTTCGACCTGCCTTCGCAGACAGGTGGGCGCAGTTATCGTTAAAGACCACCATATTCTGGCAACAGGCTACAACGGCGTGCCCAGCGGAATTGCACACTGCGCACAGACAGGATGTCTGCGTGAGAAGCTGAACGTTCCCTCCGGCGAACGCCATGAGATATGCAGAGGCCTTCATGCCGAGCAGAACGCCATCATTCAGGCTGCCTACCACGGAATAAGCATTAAGGGTTCGGTGATCTACACCAACACAAAGCCCTGCTCCATCTGCGCGAAGATGATATGCAACGCCGGAATTGAGAAGGTCATATATGAAACAGGCTACAGCGACCCGCTGGCCGATGAAATGCTCTATGAGAAAAAGGTTCTTCTGGTGAAATACGAGAAGGGGAAATTCTGA
- the rsxC gene encoding electron transport complex subunit RsxC encodes MPFFGFKGGVHPDYNKSLTMEKPVETLPVKPGDKYYLPLSQHIGAPAKPVVSKNQQVKTGELIAEAGGFISACLHSPVNGKVVSISHVVHPMAGRMEGIVIEADETNDEFVPISDEGTFQQIVQRAGITGMGGATFPTHVKLSPPKEVDSLLINGAECEPYLTCDHRMMLEETMKIIKGAVLIKEKLRIKNLIIAIEKNKPDAIKLFRKYEKEYGFELVPLYVKYPQGGEKQLIKACLNRVVPEGKLPVEVGVIVHNVGTAAAVYEAYTERKPLYERIVTVTGAVVNPKNLRVRVGTPILTLVEACGGFVGIPKKMVMGGPMMGMAVTSVETPVMKGTSGIVVYREEDMPNLTKYPCIRCGRCVDACPMLLVPSIMDRFVKKEMYEALEEHHVLNCIECGCCSYVCPSRRTLVGGFKTSKRHIMQMIKERGAKNA; translated from the coding sequence ATGCCTTTTTTCGGATTTAAGGGCGGAGTACACCCGGACTACAACAAGTCCCTGACAATGGAGAAACCCGTCGAAACTCTGCCTGTAAAACCCGGTGATAAATATTATCTTCCACTGTCCCAGCATATCGGTGCGCCTGCGAAACCGGTCGTTTCTAAAAACCAGCAGGTGAAGACCGGAGAGCTGATCGCAGAGGCGGGCGGGTTCATCAGCGCATGCCTGCACAGCCCTGTGAACGGTAAAGTGGTGTCCATATCCCATGTTGTTCACCCCATGGCCGGACGCATGGAGGGGATAGTCATTGAGGCGGACGAAACCAATGACGAGTTCGTGCCCATATCCGACGAAGGGACTTTTCAGCAGATAGTCCAACGGGCGGGTATAACAGGCATGGGCGGAGCGACCTTTCCGACGCATGTGAAGCTGTCGCCGCCTAAAGAGGTGGACTCGCTGCTCATAAACGGGGCGGAATGCGAACCCTACCTCACATGCGACCACCGCATGATGCTTGAAGAGACCATGAAAATCATCAAAGGCGCTGTCCTTATCAAAGAAAAACTCAGGATAAAAAATCTTATAATCGCAATTGAGAAGAACAAGCCTGATGCCATCAAGCTGTTCAGAAAATATGAGAAAGAATACGGTTTCGAGCTTGTCCCGCTGTATGTTAAATATCCGCAGGGCGGCGAGAAACAGCTTATAAAGGCCTGTCTGAACAGGGTTGTGCCCGAGGGCAAGCTCCCCGTTGAGGTTGGCGTGATAGTGCACAACGTCGGCACTGCCGCCGCCGTTTACGAGGCATACACCGAGAGAAAGCCGCTTTATGAGCGGATAGTGACCGTTACGGGCGCAGTGGTTAACCCCAAAAACCTCCGTGTCCGGGTTGGAACCCCCATCCTGACGCTGGTGGAAGCCTGCGGCGGGTTTGTCGGCATTCCGAAAAAAATGGTGATGGGCGGCCCCATGATGGGCATGGCGGTGACATCCGTTGAAACCCCCGTCATGAAGGGAACAAGCGGAATAGTCGTTTACCGTGAAGAGGATATGCCCAATCTCACAAAATATCCCTGCATCCGCTGCGGCAGATGCGTCGATGCATGCCCCATGCTCCTTGTTCCTTCCATAATGGACAGGTTCGTTAAAAAGGAGATGTATGAGGCTCTGGAGGAGCACCATGTGCTCAACTGCATAGAATGCGGCTGCTGTTCATATGTCTGCCCCTCACGCAGAACCCTTGTGGGCGGCTTCAAGACATCAAAACGTCACATAATGCAGATGATAAAGGAGAGGGGGGCGAAGAATGCCTGA